Within the Bacillus horti genome, the region GACTCCTTACGGAGTACTTAATGAACCGCCGTATACCGAACGGTTTGTACGGTGGTGTGAGAGGTCGGGGGTTAGTCACCCCCTCCTACTCGATTTTAGCTGAAGGCTTGCACGATCAGGTTTGAAGATCAGACAAGCTTTCTACTGAAAAAAGAATTGACCTACCCCATGAAGGCATGGTAGACTTTTTCACATAACATTTTACTTTAACTTATTAGCAAGCTAAAGGATTTTACGGAAGACAAATGATTCAGAAGTAAGAGCTGGATGGTTTGAGCAAGCTAATAAAGGCTCATAGATAAATGAATAAGAGATAGAAAAAGTTCGTGGGGTGTGAGGAATGACGAAGCCATTTGTGTTTGAAAAACCATTGGGAATGAGGGATATCCTTCCCACTGACGTTGAACGCAAGGAAGAGGTTCTTTTACGAATACAAAAAGTGATCAAGCGCTGGGGATATGAACGGATTGAAACCCCGACTTTAGAATTTTACGATACGGTTGGCGGTGTGAGTGCGACGCTTGAGCAGAAGCTGTTTAAACTGTTGGATCGCTCGGGCCGCTCTCTTGTACTGCGCCCAGATATGACGACTCCGATTGCGCGAGTGGTGGGTTCTTTATTGAAGGAGCAAGCGTTCCCTTTACGCTTAGCGTATCAGGGAAATGTGTTTAGAGCACAGGAAAATGAAGCAGGGAAAAATGCCGAGTTCCCTGAGGTCGGTGTCGAGCTTATTGGAGAGGTGGCCCCTGATGCGGATGCTGAAGTGCTCGTGCTAGCGATTGAATCGCTGCGTGCAGCTGGAGTAGAGAAGTTCCAAATAGCGATTGGTCATGTAGGATTCCTGCATTCCTTGTTAGCTCTATATTTTGAGGATGGTGAGCAGCAGGAGCTAAAGCGTCATTTATATCAAAAAAATTACGTTGGTTTCCAGCAGCTTGTAGTGGATTCTGCCCTAGCGGAGGGGGATAAAGAGAAGGTTCTAGCTCTCCTAAAGCTACAAGGAGGAGCTGAGATTCTAGAAACATTGAAGCAGCTTGAGTTACCAAATCCTTTGAAGAAGTCCATTTATGAGCTAGAGGAGCTGTGGGCTGTGCTCAAGCTGTACGGGATAACGGAGCATATACTGTTAGACCTAAGTTTATTAAAAGAAATGGACTATTACACAGGGATTCTTTTTGAAGGCTACGCCCATTCATTAGGTTTTCCGATATGTGATGGTGGTAGATATGATCAATTGCTTGAGGGCTTTGGACGTCCCGCACCAGCTATCGGATTTTCGTTGAAGCTTGACCGTGTGATTGAGGTTGTCGGTTCCTCCTTGACTCAGAAGGGGTGTAAAGAGAAGCCGATAAGGATACTGTACGGAGAGGCAGAGCGAAGGAAGGCGATTGAGCTTGCGGCAAGGCATAGGGCTGAGGGGCGTATTGTAAAACTGCATTTTAAACAGAACGGTGCTTTTGAAAAAGATGAACGCCTAGCCGAAGAGATCATTGATCTTAGAAAAGGAGGGGCGTAGTGAGATGCAAACTAGAAATAGACCGCTAATGATTGCTATGCCTAAGGGAAGAATTTTTGAGGAGGCTGTAGCTCTGCTTCGAAAGGCAGGATATCCCTTGCCTCCTGAGTTTGAGGAGTCAAGAAAGCTGGTAATTGATGTGCCAGAAGCGGATATGTCTTTCATTCTAGCGAAGCCTACGGATGTACCTACGTATGTAGAGTATGGGGTAGCCGATCTCGGTGTAGTAGGCAAGGATGTATTACTGGAGGAGGAGCGGGATGTGTATGAGCTGCTAGATTTGCAGATCAGCTATTGCCGCTTATGTATTGCTGGTCTTCCAGATTGGAAACCTACCCGTTCACCAAGAGTAGCTACAAAGTATCCGAATGTGGCTTCCGCCTATTTCAGGCAGCAGGGACAGCAGGTTGAAGTGATTAAGCTGAATGGCTCTATTGAACTGGCTCCAATTGTGGGCTTAGCGGATCGGATTGTGGATATTGTATCGACAGGACAGACTCTACTGGAAAATGGATTGGTAGAGCTGGAAACGATCACTCAGGTTTCCTCTCGACTGATTGCCAATCAGGTGAGCTATCGGATGAGAAGAGAAGAGATACAGTCTATGATTAAGCGATTAAAGGCTGTTGTGGAGGGAAAGCATGATTAAAATCATTGAGAGAAAAGCTCAGGATGCCACGGCTTCTCTGCAGCGGAGTATAGAAACAGGTACGAAGGAGCAGCGCCAGGCGGTTTGGGACATTATAGAGCAAGTGAAGGCAAATGGAGATCGAGCTTTGTTTCAGCTTACTCATCAATTCGATGGAGTTCAGCTTGATACACTTAACGTTTCAGAAGAGGAAATACAAGAAGCGTATAAGTTTGTTGATGAAGAAACAGTCGAGACATTTAAGCAGGCGATCACAAACATCGTTCAGTTTCATGAGAAACAGAAGAGAGAATCCTGGATGTATTCGAATCCTAATGGCACTAAGCTCGGAATGAAGCTACGTCCTCTGCAAAGAGTGGGCTTGTATGTTCCAGGTGGAACAGCCGCCTTGCTGTCATCCGTTTTAATGACCGCTATTCCGGCTCAGGTGGCTGGAGTTCAACAGCTAGTGCTCACTACTCCTCCCTCAAAAACCGGAAAAGTAGCTCCAACTGTGCTGGTAGCTGCTGATCTCCTAGGTATTCGAGAGATATATAGTGTAGGCGGAGCACAGGCAATTGCGGCTCTAGCTTATGGTACGGAAACAATAAAAGGAGTAGATAAAATTGTTGGTCCGGGGAATATCTATGTGGCCTTAGCGAAACGAGAGGTGTTCGGTACGGTGGATATCGATATGATCGCTGGACCTAGCGAGATTGTTGTTCTAGCAGATGAACAGCAGAATCCAGCGTATATTGCCGCAGACCTATTATCTCAAGCAGAGCATGATGTACTTGCTTCAGCGATCTGTGTAACAACGTCCAAGGAGCTGGCTCAAGATGTTCAAGCAGAGCTGGTAAAGCAGGTGCAGAAGCTGCCACGCAGAGAAATCGCTTTAAAAGCACTGGAACAGCATGGAGCCATTTATGTAACAGAAACATTAGAGGAAGCCCTTGATATTGTAAATCAGCTTGCTCCTGAGCATTTAGAGCTAATGGTGGAGGAGCCCTTTGAGCTTCTGGACAGCATTCATCACGCAGGAGCGGTTTTCCTAGGAGAGTACAGCTCTGAGCCAGTTGGAGATTATTTTGCAGGACCAAATCATGTTCTGCCTACTAACGGTTCAGCCCGCTTTTCATCTCCGCTAAATGTGGATGACTTTATGAAGAAGAGTAGCATTATTGCTTATAGTAAACAGGATTTAATGGAAAATGCAGATAAAATTATGCGCATAGCTAGATTTGAAGAGCTAGAAGGTCATGCACAGGCTATTCAAATTCGATTAGAGCAATCGAGTAAGGATTAAGAAACAGATTATCCTGAGGAAAATTAAAGAGAAATAATGGATACATCTTACGAGCAACTGTATGGAGGAGGTAGTGATGAAATGTCAGGAAAAATAGTAGCGAGAGAGCATACCATTCGTCGTCATACGAATGAAACGAAAATTGAGCTAAAGATTGCTTTAGATGGAGAGGGAAAAAATCAAATTCATACAGGTGTTCCTTTTCTTGATCATATGCTGGATTTATTTGCCCGTCATGGACATTTCGATTTGCAGGTCAAAGCGGAAGGAGATGTGCATATTGATGCCCATCATACGACAGAGGATGTAGGAATTTGCTTGGGCTTAGCGATCAGGGAAGCGTTAGGAGATAAAGCAGGTGTACAAAGGTACGGAAATGCTTTTGTACCCATGGATGACTCCCTGGCTCAGGCTGTCATAGATTTAAGCAATCGTCCACATTTAGAGTACCGTGCCAACTTGTCAAAGGAAAGAGTAGGTCAGTTTGACACAGAACTCGTTCATGAATTTTTTTGGAAGCTAGCCCTAGAAGCACGAATGAACTTACATGTCATTTTGCACTATGGACAAAATAC harbors:
- a CDS encoding ATP phosphoribosyltransferase regulatory subunit; this translates as MTKPFVFEKPLGMRDILPTDVERKEEVLLRIQKVIKRWGYERIETPTLEFYDTVGGVSATLEQKLFKLLDRSGRSLVLRPDMTTPIARVVGSLLKEQAFPLRLAYQGNVFRAQENEAGKNAEFPEVGVELIGEVAPDADAEVLVLAIESLRAAGVEKFQIAIGHVGFLHSLLALYFEDGEQQELKRHLYQKNYVGFQQLVVDSALAEGDKEKVLALLKLQGGAEILETLKQLELPNPLKKSIYELEELWAVLKLYGITEHILLDLSLLKEMDYYTGILFEGYAHSLGFPICDGGRYDQLLEGFGRPAPAIGFSLKLDRVIEVVGSSLTQKGCKEKPIRILYGEAERRKAIELAARHRAEGRIVKLHFKQNGAFEKDERLAEEIIDLRKGGA
- the hisG gene encoding ATP phosphoribosyltransferase; its protein translation is MQTRNRPLMIAMPKGRIFEEAVALLRKAGYPLPPEFEESRKLVIDVPEADMSFILAKPTDVPTYVEYGVADLGVVGKDVLLEEERDVYELLDLQISYCRLCIAGLPDWKPTRSPRVATKYPNVASAYFRQQGQQVEVIKLNGSIELAPIVGLADRIVDIVSTGQTLLENGLVELETITQVSSRLIANQVSYRMRREEIQSMIKRLKAVVEGKHD
- the hisD gene encoding histidinol dehydrogenase, whose translation is MIKIIERKAQDATASLQRSIETGTKEQRQAVWDIIEQVKANGDRALFQLTHQFDGVQLDTLNVSEEEIQEAYKFVDEETVETFKQAITNIVQFHEKQKRESWMYSNPNGTKLGMKLRPLQRVGLYVPGGTAALLSSVLMTAIPAQVAGVQQLVLTTPPSKTGKVAPTVLVAADLLGIREIYSVGGAQAIAALAYGTETIKGVDKIVGPGNIYVALAKREVFGTVDIDMIAGPSEIVVLADEQQNPAYIAADLLSQAEHDVLASAICVTTSKELAQDVQAELVKQVQKLPRREIALKALEQHGAIYVTETLEEALDIVNQLAPEHLELMVEEPFELLDSIHHAGAVFLGEYSSEPVGDYFAGPNHVLPTNGSARFSSPLNVDDFMKKSSIIAYSKQDLMENADKIMRIARFEELEGHAQAIQIRLEQSSKD
- the hisB gene encoding imidazoleglycerol-phosphate dehydratase HisB — translated: MSGKIVAREHTIRRHTNETKIELKIALDGEGKNQIHTGVPFLDHMLDLFARHGHFDLQVKAEGDVHIDAHHTTEDVGICLGLAIREALGDKAGVQRYGNAFVPMDDSLAQAVIDLSNRPHLEYRANLSKERVGQFDTELVHEFFWKLALEARMNLHVILHYGQNTHHQIEAMFKAVGRALDEATRIDPRVKGVLSTKGML